From a single Paraburkholderia sp. D15 genomic region:
- a CDS encoding RcnB family protein encodes MKPVIAPLVVAALLGTSVAAFAQPHNDDHHGGPPHGARGHGAPHEADASRPGGPIPHSDWHKGERLPTEYRDHNYVVDDWREHGLHAPPRGYQWVGVNGDYVLAAVASGVIADVLLSGH; translated from the coding sequence ATGAAACCAGTCATCGCACCGCTTGTTGTCGCCGCTCTTCTCGGCACTTCGGTGGCCGCTTTCGCACAACCCCATAACGACGATCACCATGGCGGTCCGCCGCACGGCGCGCGCGGACACGGCGCGCCGCACGAGGCCGACGCCAGCCGCCCCGGCGGTCCGATTCCTCATAGCGACTGGCACAAGGGCGAGCGGCTGCCCACCGAATATCGCGACCACAACTACGTGGTCGACGACTGGCGCGAGCATGGACTGCATGCGCCGCCGCGCGGCTATCAGTGGGTCGGTGTGAACGGCGACTATGTGCTGGCCGCCGTCGCGAGCGGTGTGATCGCGGACGTCCTGCTGTCCGGTCACTGA
- a CDS encoding alpha/beta hydrolase → MFAEFMDASAEVDGIRINAIRGGNGPAVLLLHGHPQTHAIWHKVAPTLARHFTVIAADLRGYGDSGKPQGAPDHGNYSKQRMAADQVALMQAQGFDAFAVIGHDRGGRVAARMALDHPRAVTKLVTLDVAPTLAMYEQTSFDFARAYWHWFFLVRPAPFPETLIRADPDLYLKQTIGARSAGLAPFTPQAYAEYLRCLSDPATAHGICEDYRASITIDLEHDRASLAQGQKIACDFLALWGAQGVIEQCFEPLAEWRQWSARVSGEALPCGHYIPEEAPELLLERVLPFLQA, encoded by the coding sequence ATGTTTGCAGAGTTCATGGACGCGTCGGCGGAGGTCGACGGCATCAGGATCAACGCGATTCGCGGCGGCAACGGCCCGGCTGTGCTGCTGTTGCACGGTCACCCGCAGACCCACGCGATCTGGCACAAGGTCGCGCCCACGCTGGCGCGCCATTTCACGGTGATCGCCGCGGATCTGCGCGGTTACGGCGACAGCGGCAAACCGCAGGGCGCGCCGGATCACGGCAACTATTCGAAGCAACGCATGGCCGCCGATCAGGTCGCGCTGATGCAGGCGCAAGGCTTCGACGCATTCGCGGTGATCGGCCACGATCGTGGCGGGCGGGTGGCGGCGCGCATGGCGCTCGATCATCCGCGCGCGGTGACGAAACTCGTGACGCTCGACGTCGCGCCGACGCTCGCGATGTACGAACAGACCTCGTTCGATTTCGCGCGCGCTTACTGGCACTGGTTCTTTCTGGTGCGGCCCGCGCCGTTTCCGGAGACGCTGATTCGCGCGGACCCGGATCTCTATCTGAAGCAGACCATCGGCGCGCGCAGCGCCGGGCTCGCGCCGTTCACGCCGCAAGCGTACGCGGAGTATCTGCGCTGCCTGAGCGACCCGGCGACCGCGCACGGCATCTGCGAGGACTACCGCGCGAGCATCACGATCGATCTGGAACACGACCGCGCGTCGCTCGCGCAAGGGCAGAAGATCGCATGCGATTTTCTCGCGCTGTGGGGCGCGCAAGGCGTGATCGAACAGTGTTTCGAACCGCTCGCCGAATGGCGGCAGTGGTCGGCGCGCGTGAGCGGCGAGGCGCTGCCGTGCGGCCATTACATTCCGGAAGAGGCGCCCGAGCTGCTGCTCGAACGCGTGCTTCCTTTCCTGCAGGCTTAG
- a CDS encoding oxidoreductase: MADTPRGGFKKVWFITGASRGIGALIAGAALADGNAVVAAGRNVAAIVERLGAGRDTSATLLPVALDVTDEGEAKAAVHAAMEKFGRIDVLVNNAGFGLLGAIEESTDADVRRMYDTNVFGLLNVTRAVLPVMRAQRAGHVINISSIGGYRAAAGFGAYSSTKFAVEGITESLHAELKPLGIHATVVEPGYFRTDFLDASSLVTAPHVIDDYDATSGAVRRRATQMNHNQPGDPQKLAAAMIELVAADAPPLRLPLGTDTLAAIEAKNAYVAQEMAAWRRLSASTDFAA, from the coding sequence ATGGCCGACACCCCACGCGGTGGATTCAAGAAAGTCTGGTTCATTACCGGCGCATCGCGCGGCATCGGCGCGCTGATCGCCGGAGCCGCGCTCGCGGATGGCAATGCGGTGGTGGCCGCCGGACGCAATGTCGCGGCGATCGTCGAGCGGCTGGGTGCCGGTCGGGATACGTCGGCCACGTTGCTGCCGGTCGCGCTCGACGTCACCGACGAAGGCGAGGCCAAGGCAGCGGTCCACGCCGCGATGGAAAAATTCGGCCGCATCGACGTGCTGGTCAACAACGCGGGCTTCGGCCTGCTGGGCGCGATCGAGGAGTCCACCGACGCGGACGTGCGCCGCATGTACGACACCAACGTGTTCGGCCTGCTGAACGTCACGCGCGCGGTGCTGCCCGTCATGCGCGCGCAACGCGCGGGACACGTGATCAATATCTCGTCGATCGGCGGCTACCGGGCCGCGGCCGGTTTCGGCGCGTATTCGTCGACGAAGTTCGCGGTCGAGGGCATCACCGAATCGCTGCACGCCGAACTGAAGCCGCTCGGCATCCACGCGACGGTCGTCGAACCAGGCTATTTCCGCACCGATTTTCTCGATGCCTCGTCGCTGGTCACGGCGCCGCACGTGATCGACGATTACGACGCAACCTCGGGCGCGGTGCGCCGCCGTGCAACGCAAATGAACCACAACCAGCCGGGCGATCCGCAAAAACTGGCCGCCGCGATGATCGAGCTGGTGGCCGCCGACGCGCCGCCGCTGCGCCTGCCGCTCGGCACCGACACGCTCGCCGCGATCGAAGCGAAAAACGCGTATGTCGCGCAGGAAATGGCGGCGTGGCGGCGCCTGTCGGCATCGACGGATTTCGCGGCGTGA
- a CDS encoding LysR family transcriptional regulator, translating to MDVNSLTLLVDILDAGNLSEAARRLKMSRANVSYHLNQLERSIGLQLVRRTTRRVEPTEIGLQLVEHGRAIQNALLAARESVATLGQSLQGRVRLSVPSGYGQLVMSEWLIAFKRLYPGIVLDVMFENRVEDLMRDEIDIAVRVMSEPPQNLVARDMGPVRYVACASPAFAASHGMPVALDELRTAPLITSAVVGRQLRVAAYWRDERHEVLLEPTLISENFLFLRDAILAGLGVGLVPDYVVQDDLARGAVVTALDEWRLSIFGTHMYMLYMPNRHHTRAASTFIDFVLEQAQGSGRGAGA from the coding sequence GTGGACGTCAATTCGCTGACCTTGCTGGTGGACATTCTCGACGCGGGCAACCTGAGCGAGGCCGCGCGCCGCCTGAAAATGAGCCGCGCGAACGTCAGCTACCACCTGAACCAGCTGGAGCGGTCGATCGGTCTGCAACTGGTGAGGCGCACCACGCGCCGGGTCGAGCCGACCGAGATCGGCCTGCAACTGGTCGAACACGGCCGCGCGATCCAGAACGCGCTGCTGGCCGCGCGCGAATCGGTCGCCACGCTCGGCCAGAGTCTGCAGGGGCGCGTGCGGCTGAGCGTGCCGAGCGGTTACGGGCAACTCGTGATGTCGGAGTGGCTGATCGCGTTCAAGCGTCTGTATCCGGGCATCGTGCTGGACGTGATGTTCGAGAACCGCGTCGAGGACCTGATGCGCGACGAAATCGACATCGCCGTGCGCGTGATGTCCGAGCCGCCGCAAAACCTGGTGGCGCGCGACATGGGGCCGGTGCGCTACGTCGCCTGCGCTTCGCCCGCGTTCGCGGCGAGCCATGGCATGCCGGTCGCGCTCGACGAGCTGCGCACCGCGCCGCTGATCACTTCGGCGGTGGTCGGGCGGCAACTGCGCGTGGCGGCCTATTGGCGCGACGAACGGCACGAGGTGCTGCTCGAACCGACGCTGATCTCCGAGAACTTTCTGTTTCTGCGCGACGCGATACTCGCGGGGCTGGGCGTCGGGCTCGTGCCCGATTACGTGGTGCAGGACGATCTGGCGCGCGGCGCGGTCGTGACCGCGCTCGACGAATGGCGGCTGAGCATTTTCGGCACGCATATGTACATGCTGTACATGCCGAACCGGCACCATACGCGCGCGGCGTCGACCTTCATCGACTTCGTGTTGGAGCAGGCGCAAGGCAGCGGCAGAGGGGCGGGCGCGTGA
- a CDS encoding 3-hydroxyacyl-CoA dehydrogenase NAD-binding domain-containing protein has product MTLTPSADVVTHALRGTVLLVTIDHAPVNALSADVRRGLAAAIDAAEADPAVEAVLIVGAGRNFIAGADIREFGKPPVPPSLPDVCNRIEACGKPVIAALHGAALGGGLEVALAAHYRIALDGAKLGLPEVQLGLLPGAGGTQRTPRLIGAAAALDLILSGRHASAREALELGLVDRVGASDDVLAEGLAYAQALLAAHAPVRRTRDANALADRATNLAAVAAARTDTAKKARGLFSPLKIVDAVEAAIELPFDDGLRVERTLFLECLDSPQRAGLIHAFFAEREVLKAPETRSAQPRAFETIGVIGGGTMGAGIAVAVLDAGLPVTMIERDDASLARGRAHIDKVYDGLIAKGRMSAEKKAAVMARWSGSTSYDALANADLVIEAVFEDLAVKKAVFAELDRVCKRGAVLATNTSYLDIDAIASSTSRPADVIGLHFFSPANIMKLLEVVVPKQVSADVVATAFDLAKKLRKTPVRAGVCDGFIGNRVLAVYRAAADAMMEDGASPYQIDAAVRAFGFPMGPFQVVDLAGGDIGWAARKRRAATRDPAARYVQIADRLCERGWFGQKTGRGFYLYPEGSRSGAPDPEVAAIIDAERQRAGITPRTFSDDEILRRYMAAMINEGANVVHEGIALRPLDVDVTFLYGYGFPRYRGGPMKYADTVGLPKILADIREFAKEDPLFWRASPLLVELVERGADFASLNQPA; this is encoded by the coding sequence ATGACCCTCACTCCCTCAGCCGATGTCGTCACGCACGCCTTGCGCGGCACCGTCCTGCTGGTGACCATCGACCACGCGCCGGTCAACGCGCTCTCCGCCGACGTGCGGCGCGGCCTCGCCGCCGCCATCGATGCCGCCGAAGCCGATCCGGCCGTCGAAGCCGTGCTGATCGTCGGCGCCGGGCGCAACTTCATCGCCGGCGCGGATATCCGCGAGTTCGGCAAGCCGCCGGTGCCGCCGTCGCTGCCGGACGTGTGCAACCGCATCGAAGCGTGCGGCAAGCCGGTGATCGCCGCGCTGCACGGCGCCGCGCTCGGTGGTGGACTGGAGGTGGCGCTCGCCGCGCACTACCGGATCGCGCTCGACGGCGCGAAGCTTGGCCTGCCCGAAGTGCAGCTCGGCCTGCTGCCCGGCGCGGGCGGCACGCAGCGCACGCCGCGTCTGATCGGCGCGGCTGCCGCGCTCGATCTGATCCTCAGCGGCCGTCATGCAAGCGCGCGCGAAGCGCTGGAGCTGGGTCTGGTCGATCGCGTCGGCGCGAGCGACGACGTGCTCGCCGAAGGTCTCGCCTACGCGCAGGCGTTGCTCGCCGCGCACGCGCCGGTACGCCGCACGCGCGACGCCAACGCGCTCGCCGACCGCGCCACGAACCTTGCCGCCGTCGCCGCCGCGCGCACGGACACCGCGAAGAAAGCCCGCGGACTATTCTCGCCGCTGAAGATCGTCGACGCGGTCGAAGCCGCGATCGAACTGCCGTTCGACGACGGTCTGCGAGTCGAACGCACACTGTTCCTCGAATGCCTCGACAGCCCGCAGCGCGCGGGGCTGATTCACGCGTTCTTCGCCGAGCGCGAAGTGCTCAAGGCGCCCGAAACGCGCAGCGCGCAACCCCGCGCGTTCGAGACCATTGGCGTGATCGGTGGCGGCACGATGGGCGCGGGCATCGCGGTCGCGGTGCTCGACGCAGGCCTGCCGGTGACGATGATCGAACGCGACGACGCATCGCTCGCACGCGGCCGCGCGCACATCGACAAGGTCTACGACGGTCTGATCGCGAAAGGCCGCATGAGCGCGGAGAAAAAAGCCGCCGTGATGGCGCGCTGGAGCGGCAGCACCTCGTACGACGCGCTCGCGAATGCCGATCTCGTGATCGAAGCCGTGTTCGAAGACCTCGCCGTGAAAAAGGCCGTGTTCGCCGAACTCGATCGCGTCTGCAAGCGCGGCGCCGTGCTCGCGACCAACACGTCGTATCTGGACATCGACGCGATTGCGTCGAGCACCTCGCGCCCCGCCGACGTGATCGGCCTGCACTTCTTCTCGCCGGCCAACATCATGAAGCTGCTCGAAGTGGTGGTGCCGAAGCAGGTCAGCGCCGACGTGGTCGCCACCGCGTTCGACCTCGCGAAGAAGCTGCGCAAGACGCCGGTGCGCGCGGGCGTGTGCGACGGCTTTATCGGCAACCGCGTGCTCGCGGTGTATCGCGCCGCCGCCGATGCGATGATGGAGGACGGCGCGTCGCCGTATCAGATCGACGCCGCCGTGCGCGCGTTCGGTTTTCCGATGGGACCGTTTCAGGTGGTGGATCTGGCGGGCGGCGACATCGGCTGGGCCGCGCGCAAGCGCCGCGCGGCGACCCGCGATCCGGCGGCTCGCTACGTGCAGATCGCCGATCGCCTGTGCGAGCGCGGCTGGTTCGGCCAGAAGACCGGCCGCGGTTTCTATCTATACCCGGAAGGCTCGCGCAGCGGCGCGCCGGACCCGGAAGTCGCAGCGATCATCGACGCCGAACGGCAACGCGCCGGCATCACGCCGCGCACGTTCAGCGACGACGAGATCCTGCGCCGCTACATGGCCGCGATGATCAACGAAGGCGCGAACGTCGTGCACGAAGGCATCGCGCTGCGGCCGCTGGATGTCGACGTGACCTTCCTGTACGGCTACGGCTTCCCGCGCTATCGCGGCGGTCCGATGAAGTACGCGGACACGGTGGGCCTGCCGAAGATACTCGCCGACATCCGCGAGTTCGCGAAGGAAGACCCGCTGTTCTGGCGCGCGTCGCCGTTGCTCGTCGAACTGGTGGAGCGCGGCGCGGATTTCGCGAGCCTGAACCAGCCGGCCTGA
- the leuC gene encoding 3-isopropylmalate dehydratase large subunit: MSTRTLYQKLVDSHVIKRIDAQNVLLYVDLHLMNEYTSPQAFSALQDKGRRVRRPRQQLAVVSHIIPTHAESPRVIRDAASLLQATNLARNCKEAGIALHDANDPLQGIEHIVAPERGLIRPGMAVLCGDSHTTTYGALGALGFGIGTSEVEHVLATQTLVYRIAQTMRITIDGTLPFGTSSKDVILWIISRIGAQGARGFAVEFDGSTIASLSAEARMTLCNMTVEAGARAALIAPDATTFDYVRAHATSLDDAAWQAALNDWRELKSDAGARFDVEHRFDAHAIAPFVTWGTSPDQAIAIDARIPSAASQATPEAAASLERALDYIGLDAGQPIAGTPIDRVFIGSCTNGRIEDLRVVASIVAGRHVAPGVRAMIVPGSGSVRRQAEREGVAATLRDAGFEWREPGCSMCLAMNDDFLAAGERCASTTNRNFEGRQGRGGRTHLMSPAMAAAAALTGRITDVRTLETQA; encoded by the coding sequence ATGTCAACACGAACCCTTTACCAGAAGCTGGTCGACTCGCACGTCATCAAGCGGATCGATGCGCAGAACGTGCTGCTCTACGTCGATCTGCATCTGATGAACGAATACACCAGCCCACAGGCATTCAGCGCGTTGCAGGACAAGGGGCGCCGCGTGCGCCGGCCGCGTCAGCAGCTCGCGGTGGTGAGCCACATCATTCCGACGCACGCCGAATCGCCGCGCGTGATTCGCGACGCCGCGTCGCTGTTGCAGGCGACCAACCTCGCGCGCAACTGCAAGGAAGCGGGCATCGCGCTGCACGACGCGAACGATCCGTTGCAAGGCATCGAACATATCGTCGCGCCGGAGCGCGGCCTGATTCGTCCCGGCATGGCGGTGCTGTGCGGCGACAGCCACACCACCACGTACGGCGCGCTGGGCGCGTTGGGCTTCGGCATCGGCACCTCCGAGGTCGAACACGTGCTGGCCACGCAGACGCTCGTGTACCGGATCGCGCAGACCATGCGCATCACGATCGACGGCACGCTGCCGTTCGGCACGTCGTCGAAGGACGTGATTCTGTGGATCATCAGCCGCATCGGCGCGCAGGGCGCACGCGGTTTCGCGGTGGAGTTCGACGGCTCGACGATCGCGTCGCTGTCGGCCGAAGCGCGCATGACCTTGTGCAACATGACCGTCGAGGCGGGCGCGCGCGCCGCGCTGATCGCGCCCGACGCGACCACCTTCGACTACGTCCGCGCTCACGCCACCTCGCTCGATGACGCCGCGTGGCAGGCCGCGCTGAACGACTGGCGCGAACTGAAATCGGATGCCGGTGCACGCTTTGACGTCGAACATCGTTTCGATGCGCACGCGATCGCGCCGTTCGTCACGTGGGGCACCAGCCCCGATCAGGCGATCGCGATCGACGCGCGGATTCCGTCGGCCGCTTCGCAAGCCACGCCCGAAGCCGCCGCTTCGCTGGAACGCGCGCTCGACTATATCGGTCTCGACGCCGGCCAGCCGATTGCCGGCACGCCGATCGACCGCGTGTTCATCGGTTCGTGCACCAATGGACGTATCGAAGATCTGCGCGTGGTCGCGTCGATCGTGGCCGGCCGTCATGTCGCGCCGGGCGTGCGCGCGATGATCGTGCCCGGTTCGGGCAGCGTGCGCCGTCAGGCGGAACGCGAAGGCGTGGCTGCCACGCTGCGCGACGCGGGCTTCGAATGGCGCGAGCCGGGCTGTTCGATGTGCCTCGCGATGAACGACGATTTTCTCGCGGCGGGCGAGCGGTGCGCGTCCACCACCAACCGCAATTTCGAGGGCCGCCAGGGACGCGGCGGCCGCACCCATCTGATGAGTCCCGCGATGGCCGCCGCGGCGGCGCTGACCGGACGCATCACCGACGTGCGCACGCTGGAGACGCAAGCATGA
- a CDS encoding LysR family transcriptional regulator yields the protein MDSFSDLNLFALVARHRNLAAAARELGVTPPSISKRLAQLEQRLGVRLVNRTTRRVSLTAEGEIYLANGSRILDDLAELEHLVTQSRAEPAGLLRVNASFGFGRAQIAPAISRFSERFPSMKVQLHLTDRPMSLQEEGFDLGIRFGDVPDARINARLLLKNRRLVCASPAYLKRHGAPQTPHDLARHPCLVIRENESAYGTWHFSRGKKSETVKVDGPLSSNDGSIVTQWALEGRGIAMRSGWEVGTHVRQGELVPVLNEWALPNADIHAVYLERHSLSARLRTFIDFLGEELRGRVQPL from the coding sequence ATGGACAGTTTCTCCGACCTGAATCTGTTCGCGCTGGTCGCGCGCCATCGCAATCTGGCGGCTGCCGCGCGCGAACTCGGCGTGACGCCGCCGTCCATCAGCAAACGTCTCGCGCAACTCGAACAGCGTCTCGGCGTGCGGCTCGTGAACCGCACCACGCGGCGCGTGAGTCTGACGGCGGAGGGCGAGATCTATCTGGCGAACGGCTCGCGCATCCTCGACGATCTCGCCGAGCTCGAACATCTGGTCACGCAAAGCCGCGCCGAGCCGGCCGGTCTGCTGCGGGTGAATGCGTCGTTCGGATTCGGGCGTGCGCAGATCGCGCCGGCCATTTCACGCTTCAGCGAGCGCTTTCCGTCGATGAAGGTCCAGCTGCATCTGACGGACCGGCCGATGAGCCTGCAGGAAGAAGGCTTCGACCTCGGCATCCGTTTCGGCGACGTGCCGGATGCGCGCATCAACGCGCGTCTGCTGTTGAAGAACCGGCGGCTGGTGTGCGCGTCGCCCGCTTATCTGAAGCGGCACGGCGCGCCGCAAACGCCGCACGATCTCGCGCGCCACCCGTGCCTCGTGATCCGCGAGAACGAATCGGCGTACGGCACGTGGCATTTCTCGCGCGGCAAGAAGTCGGAGACCGTCAAGGTGGATGGGCCGTTGAGCAGCAACGACGGCAGCATCGTCACGCAATGGGCGCTGGAGGGGCGCGGCATCGCCATGCGTTCGGGGTGGGAGGTCGGCACTCACGTGCGGCAGGGCGAGCTCGTGCCGGTGTTGAATGAATGGGCGCTGCCGAACGCGGACATCCACGCGGTTTATCTGGAGCGGCACAGTCTGTCGGCCAGGCTCCGGACGTTTATCGATTTTCTCGGCGAGGAACTGCGCGGGCGCGTGCAGCCGTTGTAG
- a CDS encoding tetratricopeptide repeat protein: MNHDIDPAIERTLATAQQHFAAGQFDDAARLLREIVANFPDHGEAHEGLGYIAAKQGDPARAATHLLKAAEHMPMSVEQLNLAADVCRLAQRHDDARTLLERCIAREPNHVGSLHGLAMSLIQLGELEAALEHMTRLCRLQPQSAEAQYNLGTLLGTMRRHDDELDAYRRAIAINPRFVNAYVNLGVALRDLRRFDEALQQFKKALSLDPNDAGARTNRAQTNLLLGEFEHGWREYEWRWRDGTQNHGFAQNTQWTGSQPIGGKTVFVHHEQGFGDTLQFLRFVRRLDAAGARVVLRVQDALVPLLRGTPGVADVIGETAETPAFDFHIPMLSLPAALKLRADDLGVAAPYIHADPARLPQWDELFADHTRRPAIGIVWSGSRTHLNDRQRSMSLDELAPLLDANAQFFSLQPDIRERDHARLAELDRRGVLRDVGGRLTSFADTAALIARLDLVITVDTAVAHLAGALGKPVWIALPFMPDWRWQLDRHDSPWYAQARLFRQTKQHDWSTVVGALRDAVDALKT, translated from the coding sequence ATGAATCACGACATCGATCCCGCCATCGAACGAACCCTCGCCACGGCGCAACAGCATTTCGCGGCCGGACAATTCGACGACGCCGCGCGTTTGCTGCGCGAGATCGTGGCGAACTTTCCCGATCATGGCGAGGCGCATGAAGGTCTCGGCTATATCGCCGCGAAACAGGGCGACCCGGCGCGTGCGGCCACGCATTTGCTGAAGGCGGCGGAGCACATGCCGATGTCCGTCGAACAGTTGAATCTCGCCGCCGATGTCTGCCGGCTCGCGCAGCGGCACGACGACGCGCGCACGCTGCTCGAACGCTGTATCGCCCGTGAGCCCAACCACGTCGGTTCGCTGCACGGCCTCGCGATGTCGCTGATCCAGTTGGGCGAACTGGAGGCGGCGCTGGAACACATGACGCGGCTGTGCCGGCTCCAGCCGCAATCCGCCGAGGCGCAGTACAACCTCGGCACCCTGCTCGGCACGATGCGCCGCCATGACGACGAACTCGACGCCTACCGGCGCGCGATCGCGATCAACCCGCGCTTCGTGAACGCGTACGTGAATCTCGGCGTCGCGCTGCGCGATCTGCGGCGCTTCGACGAGGCCTTGCAGCAGTTCAAGAAAGCGCTCTCGCTCGATCCGAACGACGCCGGCGCCCGCACCAATCGCGCGCAGACGAATCTGCTGCTCGGCGAATTCGAGCATGGCTGGCGCGAATACGAATGGCGCTGGCGTGACGGCACGCAGAACCACGGCTTCGCGCAGAACACGCAATGGACCGGCAGCCAGCCGATCGGCGGCAAGACCGTGTTTGTGCACCATGAACAGGGATTCGGCGACACGCTGCAGTTTCTGCGCTTCGTCCGCAGACTCGACGCGGCCGGCGCACGCGTCGTATTGCGCGTGCAGGACGCGCTCGTGCCGCTGCTGCGCGGCACGCCCGGCGTCGCGGACGTGATCGGCGAAACCGCGGAAACGCCCGCTTTCGACTTTCATATTCCGATGCTCAGCCTGCCCGCCGCGCTGAAGCTTCGCGCGGACGATCTCGGTGTGGCCGCGCCCTACATTCACGCCGACCCCGCGCGGTTGCCGCAATGGGACGAGCTGTTCGCGGATCACACCAGGCGGCCGGCGATCGGCATCGTGTGGTCGGGCAGCCGCACGCATCTGAACGACCGCCAGCGTTCGATGTCGCTCGACGAACTCGCGCCGCTGCTCGATGCGAACGCGCAGTTCTTCTCGCTGCAGCCGGATATCCGCGAACGGGACCATGCACGCCTCGCGGAACTCGATCGACGCGGCGTGCTGCGCGACGTCGGCGGCCGGCTCACGTCGTTTGCCGACACTGCCGCGCTGATCGCGCGACTCGATCTCGTGATCACCGTCGACACGGCCGTCGCGCATCTGGCGGGCGCGCTCGGCAAGCCGGTGTGGATCGCGCTGCCGTTCATGCCCGACTGGCGCTGGCAACTCGACCGGCACGACAGCCCGTGGTATGCGCAGGCGCGGCTGTTCCGGCAGACGAAGCAGCACGACTGGTCGACGGTTGTCGGCGCGCTGCGCGACGCGGTCGATGCGTTAAAGACATAG
- a CDS encoding LysR family transcriptional regulator has translation MNEVRAITTFVRAATLGSLRRAAVDQGISPQAASHAVMQLEKELGVRLFHRTTRKLSLTEEGQRLFDSVQPALAILASALGDARRSKEEVDGLLRVSAPRAFGMPVLWPHFEAFQRLYPHVRLEVQFDDHFTDLVTERADVGFRGGPPPAAGSIARRLLPIQLIVCASPGYIERHGAPRTIDDLARHRCTGYRRANTGKLAQWQFGIGDEIVYRDVPPAVCVNDTELETQAVLSGLGIGQLGSFNAAPHIRGGRLVPLLTQHVTVYGAMYIYYAHRTEQPLRVRTFIDFMVERLADNREYFLDETELGGVRAPQRKTRK, from the coding sequence ATGAACGAAGTCCGGGCGATCACCACCTTCGTGCGTGCCGCCACGCTGGGCAGTCTGCGGCGCGCGGCCGTCGATCAGGGCATCTCGCCGCAGGCCGCGAGCCACGCGGTGATGCAACTCGAAAAGGAACTGGGCGTGCGGCTGTTTCATCGCACCACCCGCAAGCTGAGTCTGACCGAGGAGGGCCAGCGCCTGTTCGACAGCGTGCAGCCCGCGCTGGCGATCCTCGCGTCCGCGCTCGGCGACGCGCGTCGGTCCAAGGAAGAAGTGGATGGCCTGCTGCGCGTGAGCGCGCCGCGCGCGTTCGGCATGCCGGTGCTGTGGCCGCACTTCGAGGCGTTCCAGCGGCTGTATCCGCACGTGCGGCTCGAAGTCCAGTTCGACGACCATTTCACCGATCTCGTGACCGAGCGCGCCGACGTCGGCTTTCGTGGCGGGCCGCCGCCGGCGGCCGGGTCGATCGCGCGCCGGCTGTTGCCGATCCAGCTGATCGTGTGCGCGTCGCCCGGCTATATCGAGCGGCATGGCGCGCCGCGCACCATCGACGACCTGGCGCGGCATCGCTGCACCGGTTATCGGCGCGCGAATACGGGCAAGCTCGCGCAATGGCAGTTCGGCATCGGCGACGAGATCGTGTATCGCGACGTGCCGCCCGCCGTCTGCGTGAACGACACGGAGCTGGAAACGCAGGCGGTGTTGTCGGGGCTCGGCATCGGGCAGCTCGGCAGTTTCAATGCGGCGCCGCATATTCGTGGCGGGCGGCTCGTACCGTTGTTGACGCAACATGTCACCGTGTACGGCGCGATGTATATCTACTACGCGCATCGAACCGAACAGCCGCTGCGGGTGCGTACGTTCATCGATTTCATGGTCGAGCGGCTCGCGGATAACCGCGAGTATTTTCTCGACGAAACGGAGTTGGGCGGCGTGCGCGCGCCGCAGCGGAAGACGCGCAAATAA